One part of the Streptomyces sp. AM 2-1-1 genome encodes these proteins:
- a CDS encoding complex I subunit 1 family protein — MNDVLDVALRLVIVFVVFLVFPLVVGQAEHKVMAHMQGRLGPMYAGGFHGWAQLVADGIKFVQKEDVVPADADRRIFQLAPAVALLPYLLVVLAIPIGPGEGAVGQVIDAGIFFVLAVMGIGVLGSLMAGWASANKFSLLGGLRTAAQLLAYELPMLLAAASVAMAAGTVSLPGIVDAFAWWWLPWQITGALIFFVAGLAELQRPPFDMPVADSEIIFGAYTEYTGLRFALFLLAEYAGIVVLCGLTTVLFLGGWHGPFGADGLGWLWTLVKTGILAFVVIWLRVTYPRLREDQLQKLAWTTLIPLALAQIALTGIVKVAIN; from the coding sequence GTGAACGACGTACTGGACGTCGCCCTCCGGCTCGTCATCGTCTTCGTCGTCTTCCTGGTCTTCCCGCTCGTCGTCGGCCAGGCCGAGCACAAGGTGATGGCGCACATGCAGGGCCGCCTCGGCCCCATGTACGCGGGCGGGTTCCACGGCTGGGCGCAGCTCGTCGCGGACGGGATCAAGTTCGTGCAGAAGGAGGACGTGGTTCCGGCCGACGCCGACCGCCGCATCTTCCAGCTCGCGCCCGCCGTGGCCCTCCTGCCGTACCTCCTCGTGGTGCTCGCCATCCCCATCGGGCCCGGCGAGGGCGCGGTCGGCCAGGTCATCGACGCGGGGATCTTCTTCGTGCTCGCCGTCATGGGGATCGGTGTTCTGGGCTCGCTGATGGCGGGCTGGGCCTCCGCCAACAAGTTCTCCCTGCTCGGCGGGCTCCGTACCGCCGCCCAGCTCCTCGCCTACGAACTGCCGATGCTGCTCGCCGCGGCCTCGGTGGCGATGGCCGCCGGGACGGTGTCGCTCCCCGGGATCGTCGACGCCTTCGCGTGGTGGTGGCTGCCCTGGCAGATCACCGGCGCGCTGATCTTCTTCGTCGCCGGGCTCGCCGAACTGCAACGTCCGCCCTTCGACATGCCGGTGGCCGACTCGGAGATCATCTTCGGCGCCTACACCGAGTACACCGGGCTGCGCTTCGCGCTCTTCCTGCTCGCCGAGTACGCCGGGATCGTCGTCCTCTGCGGTCTGACCACGGTGCTCTTCCTCGGTGGCTGGCACGGTCCCTTCGGCGCCGACGGACTCGGCTGGCTCTGGACCCTGGTGAAGACGGGGATCCTCGCGTTCGTCGTCATCTGGCTGCGGGTCACCTACCCGCGCCTGCGCGAGGACCAGCTGCAGAAGCTCGCCTGGACCACACTCATCCCGCTCGCCCTCGCGCAGATCGCGCTCACCGGCATCGTGAAGGTGGCGATCAACTAG
- a CDS encoding NADH-quinone oxidoreductase subunit I: MPPIPGSGLAKGLAVTLRTMTKRTVTAQYPDVQPELPPRSRGVIGLFEENCTVCMLCARECPDWCIYIDSHKETSPPAAPGGRERSRNVLDRFAIDFSLCMYCGICIEVCPFDALFWSPEFEYAETDIRDLTHERDTLREWMWTVPEPPAPDPGAEEPKEIAAARKTAEKLETQLRAQPDAERAQEGPA, encoded by the coding sequence GTGCCTCCGATCCCCGGCTCCGGCCTCGCCAAGGGTCTCGCCGTCACCCTGCGGACCATGACGAAGCGCACGGTCACCGCGCAGTACCCGGACGTCCAGCCCGAACTCCCGCCGCGCTCGCGCGGCGTCATCGGGCTGTTCGAGGAGAACTGCACGGTCTGCATGCTCTGCGCCCGCGAGTGCCCCGACTGGTGCATCTACATCGACTCGCACAAGGAGACGAGCCCGCCCGCCGCCCCCGGCGGACGCGAGCGTTCCCGCAACGTCCTCGACCGTTTCGCCATCGACTTCTCGCTCTGCATGTACTGCGGCATCTGCATCGAGGTCTGCCCCTTCGACGCCCTCTTCTGGTCGCCGGAGTTCGAGTACGCCGAGACGGACATCCGTGACCTCACCCACGAGCGGGACACGCTCCGCGAGTGGATGTGGACCGTGCCGGAGCCGCCCGCACCGGACCCGGGTGCCGAGGAGCCGAAGGAGATCGCCGCCGCCCGCAAGACGGCGGAGAAGCTCGAAACCCAGCTCCGGGCCCAGCCCGACGCCGAGCGCGCCCAGGAGGGTCCCGCATGA